In Devosia sp. 1566, a single genomic region encodes these proteins:
- a CDS encoding YqgE/AlgH family protein, with the protein MTTLEGQMLVAMPDMADERFAKSVILLVGHNDDGAMGLVVNQRITEMRFADILDELDLGDPDAVIRLPDTIRERPVMRGGPVEKGRGFVLHSADYKSGNTYAVADGVCVTATLDILRAMAFGPAPKSALFALGCCGWGAGQLESEISNNGWLTVPFTHDLVFETPVEQRYEAALASMHASLANLSTEAGHA; encoded by the coding sequence ATGACGACACTTGAAGGACAGATGCTGGTCGCGATGCCTGATATGGCAGATGAACGCTTTGCCAAAAGCGTGATCCTGCTCGTTGGCCATAACGACGACGGCGCCATGGGACTGGTTGTGAACCAGCGCATCACCGAGATGCGGTTCGCCGATATCCTCGACGAGCTCGACCTGGGCGACCCCGACGCCGTGATCCGGCTGCCCGACACCATCCGCGAACGCCCGGTGATGCGCGGCGGCCCGGTGGAAAAGGGCCGCGGCTTCGTGCTGCATTCGGCCGACTACAAGAGCGGCAATACCTATGCCGTTGCCGATGGGGTGTGCGTGACGGCAACGCTCGACATCCTGCGTGCCATGGCCTTTGGTCCTGCGCCCAAGTCAGCGCTATTCGCCCTTGGCTGCTGCGGCTGGGGCGCCGGCCAGCTCGAAAGCGAGATCAGCAATAATGGCTGGCTCACCGTCCCCTTTACCCATGACCTGGTGTTCGAAACGCCGGTGGAACAGCGCTACGAGGCGGCGCTGGCCAGCATGCATGCGAGCCTGGCCAATCTGAGCACCGAAGCCGGCCACGCCTAG
- a CDS encoding GNAT family protein — protein MLRLPQHGDYDAWHQLRRSSRDFLKPFEPRWTEADLARRVFASRVKRAREEAEQGSDYSLFIFHPQGDRQVLVGGITLSNIRRRAAQFVTLGYWMGQQWAGQGLMTEAVGVTLPFVFDTLDLHRIHAAFLPGNMASRRVLEKNGFVEEGFAEKYLQIDGRWEDHVLFGLVKERYQRLHYGQR, from the coding sequence ATGCTGCGCCTGCCCCAGCATGGTGATTATGACGCCTGGCATCAACTGCGCCGCTCCAGCCGCGATTTCCTGAAACCCTTCGAGCCCCGTTGGACCGAAGCCGATCTGGCGCGGCGGGTATTTGCCAGCCGGGTCAAGCGGGCCCGGGAAGAGGCCGAGCAGGGCAGTGATTACTCCCTGTTCATCTTCCACCCTCAAGGCGACCGCCAAGTCCTGGTAGGGGGAATTACCCTTTCCAATATTCGCCGCCGCGCGGCGCAGTTCGTTACCCTGGGCTACTGGATGGGCCAGCAATGGGCCGGGCAGGGGTTGATGACCGAGGCAGTCGGCGTGACCCTGCCTTTTGTCTTCGACACGCTGGACCTCCATCGCATCCATGCCGCATTTCTTCCCGGCAACATGGCGTCGAGGCGCGTGCTTGAGAAGAACGGCTTTGTCGAGGAGGGCTTTGCCGAAAAATACCTGCAGATTGATGGGCGTTGGGAAGACCACGTGCTGTTTGGCCTGGTCAAGGAACGCTACCAGCGGCTGCACTACGGACAGCGCTGA
- the gcvPA gene encoding aminomethyl-transferring glycine dehydrogenase subunit GcvPA, with the protein MRYLPHSAAERSAMLNVIGATSVEALFSAVPAGALKSFDLDLPAHSPEYLVEAHMRRLAGMNHAAGDGPFFLGAGAYRHHVPATVDHLIQRSEWLTAYTPYQPEISQGTLQMLFEFQTQVAKLTGMDVANASLYDGSTATAEAVLMARRLTRRRKIVLSGGLHPQYRDVVRSYLKDDPDLVCLSPSPEGQGDLLDHIDGQTAAIVVQTPDFFGHLRDLQAAADAAHAQGALLIVVITEIVSLGLIEAPGALGADIVVGEGQSIGNALNYGGPYLGLMATKKEFIRQMPGRLCGETVDADGNRGFVLTLSTREQHIRREKATSNICTNSGLCALAFSIHMALLGEAGFVRLARLNHANAMRLADALAGIAGIEVLNATFFNEMTIRVTQSAAGLVERLADRGILAGVPASRLLPGDPEVENFIIVAATELTTESDIAALTAALTEELA; encoded by the coding sequence ATGCGCTACCTTCCCCACTCGGCGGCCGAACGGTCCGCCATGCTCAATGTGATCGGCGCCACGAGCGTCGAGGCGCTGTTCAGCGCCGTGCCCGCAGGCGCCCTCAAATCCTTTGATCTCGACCTGCCCGCGCACAGCCCCGAATATCTGGTCGAGGCGCATATGCGCCGCCTTGCCGGCATGAACCATGCCGCGGGGGATGGCCCGTTCTTTCTCGGCGCCGGTGCCTATCGCCATCATGTGCCCGCCACGGTCGATCACCTGATCCAGCGCTCGGAATGGCTCACCGCCTATACGCCCTATCAGCCCGAAATCTCGCAGGGCACCCTGCAGATGCTGTTTGAGTTCCAGACCCAGGTCGCCAAGCTCACCGGCATGGATGTGGCCAATGCCTCGCTTTACGATGGCTCCACCGCCACCGCTGAAGCGGTGCTGATGGCCCGGCGCCTCACGCGCCGGCGCAAGATCGTGCTGTCGGGGGGCCTCCATCCCCAATATCGCGATGTGGTCCGCTCCTATCTCAAGGACGATCCCGATCTCGTCTGCCTCTCCCCCTCCCCCGAGGGCCAGGGCGACCTGCTCGACCATATCGATGGGCAAACCGCCGCCATCGTCGTGCAGACCCCCGATTTCTTTGGTCATTTGCGTGATCTGCAGGCGGCCGCCGATGCCGCTCATGCCCAGGGCGCGCTGCTGATCGTCGTCATCACCGAAATCGTGTCACTAGGGCTCATCGAAGCGCCCGGCGCCCTGGGTGCCGATATCGTCGTCGGCGAAGGCCAGTCGATCGGCAATGCCCTCAACTACGGCGGCCCCTATCTTGGGCTCATGGCGACCAAGAAGGAATTCATTCGCCAAATGCCGGGTCGTCTTTGCGGCGAAACCGTTGACGCCGACGGGAATCGCGGCTTCGTGCTGACGCTGTCCACCCGCGAGCAGCACATCCGCCGCGAGAAAGCCACGTCCAACATCTGCACCAATTCCGGGCTTTGCGCCCTGGCCTTCTCCATCCATATGGCGCTCTTGGGCGAGGCGGGCTTTGTGCGCCTGGCCCGCCTCAACCATGCCAATGCGATGCGGCTGGCCGATGCGCTGGCCGGGATTGCAGGCATAGAGGTGCTCAATGCGACCTTCTTTAATGAGATGACCATCCGGGTCACCCAGTCGGCTGCTGGCCTTGTCGAGCGGCTCGCCGATCGGGGAATCCTGGCTGGGGTGCCCGCGAGCCGCCTACTGCCGGGTGATCCCGAGGTGGAGAATTTCATCATTGTGGCCGCGACCGAACTCACCACCGAGTCCGATATCGCCGCCCTTACCGCGGCTCTGACGGAGGAACTGGCATGA
- a CDS encoding peroxiredoxin — MIKSGDALPSVPVKLVGAEGSTDTTSDAVLGTGTVVLFTVPGAFTPGCHVNHLPGFIANEAKLRAQGVDRIVCAAVNDHHVMKAWAEASGAVGKIEFLADGNGELADAMGLSKDLSVAGMGKRFMRSALVIRDGVVQIVAPEEGPGITASGAPAILMALEAANTPSTL, encoded by the coding sequence ATGATCAAGAGTGGCGATGCGCTTCCGTCCGTGCCGGTAAAGCTTGTCGGGGCCGAGGGGAGCACTGACACCACCAGCGATGCCGTGCTGGGCACGGGCACGGTGGTGTTGTTTACCGTTCCCGGTGCGTTTACCCCGGGCTGCCACGTCAATCATCTGCCTGGCTTTATCGCCAACGAGGCCAAGCTGCGCGCCCAGGGCGTGGATCGCATTGTTTGCGCCGCCGTCAACGACCACCATGTGATGAAAGCCTGGGCCGAAGCCTCGGGCGCCGTGGGCAAGATCGAGTTCCTGGCCGATGGCAATGGCGAGCTTGCCGACGCCATGGGCCTGAGCAAGGATCTCAGCGTTGCCGGCATGGGCAAGCGCTTCATGCGCTCGGCACTGGTGATCCGCGATGGGGTGGTGCAGATCGTGGCGCCCGAGGAAGGCCCCGGGATCACGGCCAGCGGCGCCCCAGCCATTCTGATGGCGCTGGAAGCGGCCAACACCCCTTCGACGCTCTAG
- the gcvH gene encoding glycine cleavage system protein GcvH, whose amino-acid sequence MTTKFTPEHEYIRVEGTTGIVGITPYAQEQLGDIVFVELPEVGKQLTKGAEAAVVESVKAASEIYAPVSGTVTEVNPALSGQPGLINSDPEAQGWLFKVEIANAAELDTLLDADGYAELTL is encoded by the coding sequence ATGACCACCAAGTTCACTCCCGAGCACGAATATATCCGCGTTGAAGGCACCACCGGCATTGTCGGCATCACGCCTTATGCGCAGGAACAGCTGGGCGATATCGTCTTTGTCGAGCTGCCCGAAGTCGGCAAGCAGCTGACCAAGGGCGCCGAAGCCGCCGTCGTGGAATCGGTCAAGGCCGCGTCCGAGATCTATGCTCCGGTGTCGGGCACCGTCACCGAGGTCAATCCGGCCCTTTCCGGCCAGCCCGGCCTCATCAACAGCGATCCTGAAGCGCAGGGTTGGCTGTTCAAGGTTGAAATTGCCAATGCCGCCGAGCTCGACACCCTGCTTGACGCCGACGGCTATGCCGAACTGACGCTCTAG
- a CDS encoding pitrilysin family protein — translation MSVQSTTLDNGMVVLTDDMPHLESASLGVWVKAGARSERKAEHGISHLLEHMAFKGTKGRTALQIAEAIENVGGDLNAATSIEHTGYFARVLKDDVVLAADILADILQNSQFDDDELTREKQVIVQEIGAARDNPDDHVFDLFQQAAYPSQPIGRTILGTVDSVREFTPDTIRKYMSRNYVGDHMVIAAAGNVDHEGLVDVARQRFGDLKPNGAPAPQRAEYHGGEERLLSDHEQAHIVLGFEGRAYNSDGFYAAQVLASILGGGMSSRLFQEVREKRGLCYSVYAFHWAFADSGVFGVAAATGEDEVEDLVPVVLDELRRATETITDDEVIRVRNQIRAGLLMSLESPSARAGQLARQQILWGRPIPMQETVERINRITAQRVQEVAEQLFTTGAPTLAGIGPVGKLAEVDAIGDLLKR, via the coding sequence TTGAGCGTACAATCGACGACCCTCGATAATGGCATGGTGGTGCTCACCGACGACATGCCGCATCTGGAAAGCGCCTCGCTCGGGGTCTGGGTGAAGGCGGGGGCACGCAGCGAGCGCAAGGCCGAGCACGGGATCTCCCATCTGCTCGAGCATATGGCGTTCAAGGGCACCAAGGGTCGGACGGCGCTGCAGATCGCCGAGGCAATCGAGAATGTTGGGGGCGACCTCAACGCCGCGACCTCGATCGAACATACCGGCTATTTCGCCCGGGTGCTCAAGGATGATGTGGTACTGGCAGCCGACATTCTCGCCGACATCCTCCAGAACTCGCAATTCGATGACGACGAGCTGACGCGCGAAAAGCAGGTGATCGTCCAGGAGATTGGCGCGGCCCGCGACAATCCGGACGATCATGTGTTCGACCTGTTCCAGCAAGCTGCGTATCCCAGCCAGCCCATCGGCCGCACCATTCTGGGTACCGTTGACTCGGTTCGCGAATTCACCCCTGACACAATCCGCAAATACATGAGCCGCAACTATGTGGGCGACCACATGGTCATCGCCGCCGCGGGCAATGTGGATCACGAGGGCCTGGTTGACGTGGCGCGCCAGCGCTTTGGCGATCTCAAGCCCAATGGGGCACCGGCGCCCCAACGTGCTGAATATCATGGCGGCGAGGAGCGCCTCCTGTCCGATCACGAGCAGGCTCACATCGTTCTGGGTTTTGAAGGGCGCGCCTATAATTCCGACGGCTTCTACGCCGCCCAGGTGCTGGCCTCCATACTGGGTGGCGGGATGAGCTCGCGCCTGTTCCAGGAGGTGCGCGAAAAGCGTGGGCTGTGCTATTCCGTTTACGCCTTCCATTGGGCCTTTGCCGATAGTGGCGTGTTCGGTGTTGCCGCCGCCACGGGGGAAGACGAGGTCGAGGATTTGGTGCCCGTGGTGCTGGACGAACTGCGTCGCGCGACCGAGACCATCACCGATGATGAGGTTATCCGGGTGCGCAACCAGATTCGTGCCGGCCTGCTGATGTCCCTGGAAAGCCCTTCGGCCCGCGCCGGCCAGCTGGCGCGCCAGCAGATCTTGTGGGGCCGTCCGATTCCGATGCAGGAAACCGTTGAGCGCATCAATCGCATCACCGCCCAGCGCGTGCAGGAGGTCGCCGAGCAGTTGTTCACCACAGGGGCACCAACCCTTGCCGGCATCGGTCCGGTCGGCAAGCTGGCGGAAGTCGACGCTATCGGCGACCTGCTGAAGCGTTGA
- a CDS encoding EAL domain-containing protein: MRHLIALATCLALALLGLAPVAALEVITVPQDVNAVNLSDVVQLQQGSEGRVQLSTAPGEDGIIRRIEVLASQQGTNPNWALFALRNDSDQQIERLLVAPFFRLPGSGVFQPDLGNERITALTPSAGIRPVRLADSEADVFEITLDPGATVTLVAELATGELPELYLWEPNAYRDYVNSFTLFRGVVLGVASLAAVFLTIMFVVKGRGVFPATAAFAWAVLIYLLIDFGVLGRLLGLPAGAMQPIRAASEAGIATTLAGFLFIYLNLHRWHLRFVHLALGLAALFLALFAFAFFQPAIAATIARLVLVLLGVSGFFLILLLALRGYDRAVLLVPTWIIIIAWLFFSWLVISGQVSNDVAQPAVGGGLVLAVMLLGFTAVQHAFSEGQVSIGTLSEVERRALALTGSGDFVFDWNIERDRVSVSDELATRLGEKRGALRGSIKRWLDRVHPEDRDRFRTAFDTLVELRRGKVSADMRIAGHDGNYRAFRMRVKPVLGGDGQVNRIVGTLQDVTEDRAARERLLHDAVHDSLTGLPNRQLFLDRLDRALERGRTPNGVKPAVFLIDIDRFMELEERIGHSAADSVLLAISRRIARIMRPLDTVARITGDQFAVVLAAEQTAGRIAETAEQIRKSLKAPFNFGDRDLTLTASIGITIYDSEPATATEVLRDAELAMYYAKRLGGDRIEAYRASARSISAYNRTSEEDLERGMKNGELQVQFQPIMDIQSGKIAGAEALMRWNHPTRGVVAPEEFITLAERSGQIERLGRIAFEQAAYHTRDWVSSLPNLSEEFFVSVNLSPTQLATEALLNDIRTILGQNAGIASHLKLELTESQVMTNPEHSAFVLDALHKLGIGLALDDFGTGHSSLGYLHRFPFDTIKIPPDFVQISAVNGAGHTQGPIMRAIIALANDLDLAVIAEGVETQPELERLREHNCRLAQGFVFGAAMSASEFTKHLSAQLAR; the protein is encoded by the coding sequence ATGCGTCACCTTATTGCTCTCGCGACCTGCCTTGCACTCGCGCTGTTGGGCCTCGCGCCCGTCGCCGCCCTTGAGGTTATTACCGTCCCCCAGGACGTCAACGCCGTTAACCTTTCGGACGTGGTTCAGCTCCAGCAAGGCAGCGAGGGGCGGGTACAACTGTCTACCGCGCCCGGCGAGGACGGGATTATCCGCCGCATCGAGGTTTTGGCCAGCCAGCAGGGCACCAATCCCAACTGGGCCCTGTTTGCGCTGCGCAATGATAGCGACCAGCAGATCGAGCGGCTCCTCGTGGCCCCGTTCTTCCGTTTGCCAGGCTCGGGCGTGTTTCAGCCGGACCTGGGTAATGAGCGGATCACCGCGCTGACGCCAAGCGCCGGCATTCGCCCGGTGCGGCTGGCCGATAGCGAGGCCGATGTTTTCGAGATTACGCTCGATCCAGGTGCGACCGTAACGCTCGTGGCTGAATTGGCGACCGGCGAGTTGCCGGAGCTTTATCTCTGGGAGCCCAACGCCTACCGCGATTATGTGAACTCCTTCACGCTGTTCCGAGGGGTGGTGCTGGGCGTCGCCTCGCTTGCGGCCGTGTTCCTGACCATCATGTTTGTGGTCAAGGGCCGCGGGGTGTTTCCTGCAACGGCCGCCTTTGCCTGGGCGGTGCTGATTTACCTGCTGATCGATTTTGGCGTGCTGGGCCGATTGCTGGGCCTGCCCGCAGGGGCAATGCAACCCATCCGGGCAGCTTCGGAGGCTGGGATCGCCACGACCCTGGCGGGCTTTCTTTTTATCTATCTCAACCTGCATCGCTGGCATCTGCGCTTCGTGCATTTGGCGCTCGGCCTGGCGGCATTGTTCCTGGCGCTGTTTGCTTTTGCTTTTTTCCAGCCAGCGATCGCCGCGACGATTGCGCGTCTCGTCCTCGTGCTCCTTGGCGTGTCGGGCTTTTTCCTGATCCTTCTGCTTGCCCTGCGCGGCTATGACCGGGCGGTGCTGCTGGTGCCGACTTGGATCATCATCATTGCCTGGCTGTTTTTCAGTTGGCTGGTTATTTCCGGGCAGGTCTCCAATGACGTGGCCCAGCCGGCGGTGGGCGGGGGGCTGGTGCTCGCCGTCATGCTGCTCGGCTTTACCGCCGTGCAGCACGCTTTCTCGGAAGGGCAGGTGTCGATTGGAACATTGTCGGAGGTCGAGCGCCGGGCGCTGGCACTGACGGGCTCCGGCGACTTCGTTTTCGACTGGAACATCGAGCGCGACCGCGTTTCGGTATCCGATGAACTGGCGACCCGCCTGGGCGAGAAGCGCGGCGCCTTGCGTGGCTCGATCAAGCGCTGGCTCGACCGCGTTCATCCCGAAGATCGTGACCGCTTCCGCACGGCATTCGACACCCTGGTGGAGCTGAGGCGCGGCAAGGTTTCGGCCGATATGCGCATTGCCGGCCATGACGGCAACTACCGGGCCTTCCGCATGCGGGTGAAGCCGGTGCTTGGTGGCGACGGGCAGGTCAACCGCATTGTCGGCACGCTCCAGGATGTCACCGAGGATCGTGCGGCCCGTGAGCGGCTGCTGCATGACGCGGTTCATGACAGCCTGACTGGGCTGCCTAATCGGCAGTTGTTCCTTGACCGGCTGGACCGCGCCCTGGAACGGGGCCGAACGCCCAATGGCGTCAAACCGGCCGTGTTCCTGATCGACATCGATCGGTTCATGGAACTCGAAGAACGCATCGGGCATTCGGCCGCCGATTCAGTGCTGCTGGCCATTTCACGGCGCATCGCCCGCATCATGCGCCCACTCGATACGGTGGCCCGCATTACCGGCGATCAGTTCGCCGTGGTGCTGGCCGCGGAGCAAACCGCCGGGCGCATTGCCGAAACGGCCGAGCAGATCCGCAAATCGCTCAAGGCGCCGTTCAATTTCGGCGACCGCGACCTGACGCTAACAGCGTCCATTGGCATTACCATCTATGACAGCGAGCCGGCTACGGCCACCGAAGTGCTGCGCGATGCCGAGCTGGCGATGTACTACGCCAAGCGACTCGGTGGCGACCGGATCGAGGCTTACCGCGCTTCGGCCCGCTCCATCTCCGCCTACAACCGCACCAGCGAGGAGGACCTCGAGCGCGGCATGAAGAATGGCGAGCTACAGGTGCAGTTCCAGCCGATCATGGATATCCAGTCCGGCAAGATCGCCGGTGCGGAGGCGCTGATGCGCTGGAACCATCCAACGCGCGGGGTGGTGGCACCCGAGGAGTTCATTACCCTGGCCGAGCGCTCGGGGCAGATCGAGCGGCTGGGCCGCATTGCCTTTGAGCAGGCGGCCTACCACACCCGGGACTGGGTGAGTTCATTGCCCAACCTGTCCGAGGAGTTCTTCGTTTCGGTCAATCTGTCACCGACGCAGTTGGCGACGGAGGCGTTGCTCAACGACATTCGGACGATCCTCGGCCAGAATGCCGGCATTGCCAGCCACCTCAAGCTTGAGCTGACGGAGTCACAGGTGATGACCAACCCCGAGCACTCAGCCTTTGTGCTCGATGCCTTGCATAAGCTGGGGATCGGGCTCGCGCTCGATGATTTTGGCACCGGGCACTCCTCGCTCGGTTACCTGCACCGCTTCCCGTTCGACACCATCAAAATTCCGCCCGACTTCGTGCAGATCAGTGCCGTCAATGGTGCTGGACATACGCAGGGGCCGATCATGCGCGCCATCATTGCGCTAGCCAACGATCTCGATCTCGCCGTGATCGCGGAAGGCGTGGAAACCCAGCCGGAATTGGAGCGCCTGCGCGAGCATAATTGTCGCCTGGCGCAAGGTTTCGTGTTTGGCGCGGCGATGAGCGCCAGTGAATTCACCAAGCATCTGAGCGCCCAGCTGGCGCGCTAG
- a CDS encoding protein-disulfide reductase DsbD domain-containing protein produces the protein MQCAPLIAAFFVLVSPAWAGETPWQEVAPGVKLRLISTGEVRADGSAMLGLEIDMPATTKTYWRVPGDTGLPTKLDWTGSVGIMGGQIHWPYPSRSETADYLDYVYFGPTVLPIEVSVDGAEPVVELSALLGICSDICMPAQARFTLPLQLDAPDRANGLRIRQALADIPVPWDGSGEPISGVQLGADGESLDVRIADPAVEPNSLIAATASGEPLFGSPQRGAEPGLVLVPVRGEDGAADLHNETIELTFMTSRGPYVVVRKVQGPQTPEE, from the coding sequence ATGCAGTGCGCTCCGCTCATCGCCGCTTTTTTTGTGCTCGTCTCGCCCGCCTGGGCTGGCGAAACGCCGTGGCAGGAAGTGGCGCCGGGCGTGAAGCTCCGGCTGATCAGCACCGGCGAAGTGCGGGCCGATGGCTCGGCCATGCTGGGCCTCGAGATCGACATGCCCGCAACGACCAAGACCTATTGGCGGGTGCCGGGCGATACGGGCCTGCCGACCAAGCTCGATTGGACCGGATCGGTGGGCATAATGGGCGGGCAGATCCATTGGCCCTATCCCTCTCGCTCTGAGACCGCGGACTATCTCGACTATGTCTATTTCGGGCCAACGGTGCTGCCCATCGAGGTGAGCGTCGATGGCGCCGAGCCGGTGGTCGAGCTCTCGGCCCTGTTGGGCATCTGCTCCGATATCTGCATGCCGGCCCAGGCCCGGTTTACGCTGCCGCTCCAGCTCGATGCGCCGGACCGGGCCAATGGTTTGCGCATCCGGCAGGCCTTGGCCGATATCCCCGTTCCCTGGGACGGGTCGGGCGAGCCCATTTCCGGAGTGCAACTGGGGGCCGATGGCGAAAGCCTCGATGTCCGGATTGCCGATCCGGCGGTGGAGCCGAATTCACTGATTGCCGCGACCGCTTCGGGCGAGCCGCTGTTTGGCAGCCCGCAACGCGGGGCAGAGCCCGGGCTGGTGCTGGTGCCGGTGCGAGGCGAGGATGGCGCCGCCGATCTGCACAACGAGACGATCGAGTTGACCTTTATGACCAGCCGCGGGCCCTATGTCGTGGTTCGCAAGGTCCAGGGGCCGCAAACGCCCGAGGAATGA
- the gcvPB gene encoding aminomethyl-transferring glycine dehydrogenase subunit GcvPB → MSMNNQGRPSGIGTGGSTSASGSALIPDEPLLFEIGDTEHSGVDLPEVELASDRLGGFGRKAKLDLAGLTEPEAMRHYVRLSRMNHSIDSGMYPLGSCTMKHNPRLNEKMARLPGFADIHPLQPVSTVQGALELMNQLSHWLMTLTNTAAVALSPKAGAHGELLGMMAIKAAQEAAGQAHRTVVLVPESAHGTNPATAAFLGYSVKAVPARADGTVDVEAVKAALSPEVAAIMLTNPNTCGLFEPEVIEIAQAVHDAGAFFYCDGANFNAIMGVVRPGDLGIDAMHINLHKTFSTPHGGGGPGAGPVVLSEALAPFAPVPFVRNSGDGLELVEHVQDQALGRVTAFHGQMGMYVRALTYMLSHGADGLAQAAEDAVLNANYIKARLRHLFSVPFPDYPTMHEALFDDSFLKDTGVSTLDFAKALIDEGFHPMTMYFPLVVHGAMLIEPTESESKQTLDQFCDVMVELATAAKAGNSERFTAAPTKAPRRRLDETRAARSPILRWEPTELAQAAE, encoded by the coding sequence ATGAGCATGAACAATCAGGGTCGGCCCTCCGGTATCGGCACCGGCGGCAGCACCAGCGCCTCTGGCTCGGCACTCATCCCCGATGAACCGCTGCTGTTCGAGATCGGCGATACCGAGCATTCAGGGGTCGATCTGCCCGAGGTGGAGCTTGCCAGTGATCGCTTGGGCGGTTTTGGCCGCAAGGCCAAGCTCGACCTGGCCGGGCTCACCGAGCCCGAAGCCATGCGTCACTATGTGCGCCTCTCGCGCATGAACCATTCCATCGACAGCGGCATGTATCCCTTGGGCTCGTGCACGATGAAGCACAATCCGCGCCTCAACGAGAAGATGGCGCGGCTGCCCGGCTTTGCTGACATCCACCCGCTCCAGCCGGTTTCCACCGTGCAGGGTGCGCTCGAGCTGATGAACCAGCTCAGCCATTGGCTGATGACCCTCACCAACACCGCCGCTGTGGCCCTCTCCCCCAAGGCCGGCGCGCACGGTGAGCTCTTGGGCATGATGGCGATCAAAGCGGCTCAGGAAGCCGCCGGTCAGGCGCACCGCACTGTCGTGCTGGTGCCCGAAAGCGCCCATGGCACCAATCCGGCCACCGCCGCCTTCCTCGGCTATTCGGTCAAGGCCGTGCCCGCCCGCGCCGATGGCACCGTCGATGTGGAAGCGGTCAAGGCGGCATTGTCGCCCGAAGTCGCGGCCATCATGCTGACCAATCCCAACACCTGCGGCCTCTTTGAGCCCGAAGTGATCGAGATTGCCCAGGCCGTGCATGATGCCGGGGCGTTCTTTTACTGCGATGGCGCCAATTTCAACGCCATCATGGGGGTGGTCCGCCCGGGCGATCTTGGCATCGACGCCATGCATATCAACCTGCACAAGACCTTCTCGACACCCCATGGCGGCGGCGGGCCCGGTGCCGGTCCGGTGGTGTTGTCGGAGGCGCTGGCACCCTTTGCGCCGGTCCCCTTCGTGCGCAACAGCGGTGATGGGCTGGAACTGGTGGAACATGTGCAGGACCAGGCCCTTGGCCGCGTCACGGCTTTTCACGGCCAGATGGGCATGTATGTCCGCGCCCTCACCTATATGCTCAGCCACGGCGCCGATGGCCTCGCCCAAGCCGCCGAGGATGCGGTGCTCAACGCCAACTACATCAAGGCGCGCCTGCGGCATCTGTTCTCGGTGCCGTTCCCCGATTATCCCACCATGCACGAGGCGCTGTTTGACGACAGCTTCCTCAAGGATACCGGGGTTTCGACTCTCGATTTCGCCAAGGCGCTGATCGACGAGGGTTTCCACCCCATGACCATGTATTTCCCGCTGGTCGTGCACGGCGCCATGCTGATCGAGCCCACCGAAAGCGAAAGCAAGCAGACGCTCGACCAATTCTGCGATGTGATGGTGGAACTGGCGACCGCAGCCAAGGCGGGCAATAGCGAGCGCTTCACCGCCGCCCCCACCAAGGCCCCTCGCCGTCGGCTCGACGAAACCCGCGCCGCCCGCAGTCCCATCCTGCGCTGGGAACCCACCGAGCTGGCGCAAGCGGCGGAATAA